The region CAGCGCGTCAAATGCAGGGTCACGATAGGCTTCTTCTTCCAGGTTAATTCCCCAGGGATACATTTTATCATTAAAAATAACTTTCCAGGAATTTTCCATCGGGATAGTCCATAAGGTATATTTCCCGGCCGTTAAAAGAGAGCCATCTACCATAATATCTTTATTGGTTTCAAAAGTAGTTGCTTCATTAGCCCCTGTTCGCCAAACTTCATTGTAAGGAACCAGGTTTCCAAAAATTACCCGGTTCTTTTTATAAGGGCGGTTGTAGAAAACCTCTATTTTTAAATCTTCTTCAGTATAAGATACCATGTCTTCCGGGCTGTGAGCTTTGGTATTGTAGCGCAGCACAAGCAAAATTACTGTGGCCAGCACGAGAATTATGCCGCCCATTTTCAAGAAAGTCTTTACCGGTTTTTTCATTATAATTCAATTTACAATATCTAGTTCAAAAAGCGTGCAAACTTCATTTTCAGCAAGAAAAGAGAAAAAGACGTATTTTCAGCTAATATTTAATAGAAGCTTGCAACATTAGAAAAATAGCTTCGTCTTTATATTGAAACCAAGCTGGTAAAAGCCGATTGTTTTG is a window of Salegentibacter salegens DNA encoding:
- a CDS encoding DUF2911 domain-containing protein, giving the protein MKKPVKTFLKMGGIILVLATVILLVLRYNTKAHSPEDMVSYTEEDLKIEVFYNRPYKKNRVIFGNLVPYNEVWRTGANEATTFETNKDIMVDGSLLTAGKYTLWTIPMENSWKVIFNDKMYPWGINLEEEAYRDPAFDALVLEVPTKDLKRTMEQFTIAFNQKNEFILLNLAWDETLVSVPIKPEKA